One Deltaproteobacteria bacterium DNA window includes the following coding sequences:
- a CDS encoding DMT family transporter: MRPEIVPFISAMGWAVDSIMVRKGARTSSVLSAAFLSYVVTTVLMWSYVAINFPLSIVRSPAAFYFMASGTLQPLLARIFLYIGIDRLGVARAMPLRGVGPLFSVAIAVVFLHERPVVPVYLGALFIVAGGWLVLYRKEGASSDWRLLDAVYPLLAAFLAGVSQNFRKAGLLILPNPFVAGAVTTGTSLAIFVVYLGLKRQFSVVIPSRQSLPYFGPTAFISAISQLLVFTSLSLGDVSVMIPLLNTTPLFSLILSLIFLKDLERVTVPIVLGALSMLGGVTLIATR; encoded by the coding sequence ATGCGCCCTGAAATCGTTCCGTTCATCTCTGCCATGGGCTGGGCCGTGGACTCCATCATGGTGCGCAAGGGCGCGCGCACGTCGAGCGTTCTCAGCGCGGCCTTCCTCAGCTACGTCGTGACCACCGTCCTGATGTGGTCCTACGTGGCGATCAACTTCCCCCTCTCCATCGTCCGCTCCCCGGCGGCCTTCTACTTCATGGCCAGCGGCACGCTCCAGCCTCTGCTGGCGCGCATCTTCCTCTACATCGGCATCGACCGCCTGGGCGTCGCCCGAGCCATGCCGCTGCGCGGCGTCGGGCCGCTCTTCTCCGTGGCCATCGCGGTGGTCTTCCTGCACGAACGCCCGGTGGTCCCCGTCTACCTGGGGGCGCTTTTCATCGTCGCCGGCGGATGGCTGGTGCTCTATCGGAAGGAGGGCGCCAGTTCCGACTGGCGGCTGCTGGACGCGGTGTATCCCCTGCTGGCGGCATTCCTGGCGGGGGTCTCCCAGAACTTCCGCAAGGCCGGCCTGCTCATCCTGCCCAACCCGTTCGTGGCCGGCGCGGTGACCACCGGGACCTCGCTCGCGATCTTCGTGGTCTACCTCGGGCTCAAGCGGCAGTTCTCCGTGGTCATACCGAGCCGGCAGAGCCTGCCTTACTTCGGACCCACGGCCTTCATATCGGCCATCTCGCAACTCCTGGTCTTCACCTCACTGAGCCTGGGCGACGTGTCGGTCATGATCCCGCTGCTCAACACCACCCCGCTTTTCTCGCTCATCCTCAGCCTGATCTTCCTGAAGGACCTCGAGAGGGTCACCGTACCCATCGTCCTCGGCGCGCTGTCCATGCTGGGCGGCGTAACCCTCATCGCCACCCGGTAG
- a CDS encoding D-2-hydroxyacid dehydrogenase, whose protein sequence is MNAFRLAFLDAATFGVVTLTRFEEAADCVAHELTEGEELPERLADRQCAVINKFVLDRARLEHPSAAQLELIAVGATGTDNVDIACARERGIAVCNVPGYATTAVAQYTLALILELATQAARYAQGTRMGDWQESTIFTRHDYPSFELQGRVLGIVGYGNIGRKVAEMARVFGLEVIVAGRVGEEGRQPDRLPLEEVLRQADFVSLHCPLTPVTQGFINPHSLSLMKPTAYLVNTARGGLVDEAALIEALEQGTIAGAALDVISQEPPDEGHPMMEAAARLDNLLITPHCAWAARETRQRLMDEVFENIDAFRRGERRNRVD, encoded by the coding sequence GTGAACGCATTCCGCCTGGCGTTCCTGGACGCCGCCACCTTCGGCGTGGTCACCCTGACGCGGTTCGAGGAGGCCGCGGACTGTGTCGCGCACGAGTTGACGGAAGGGGAGGAGTTGCCCGAGCGTCTGGCGGACCGGCAGTGCGCGGTCATCAACAAGTTCGTGCTCGACCGGGCACGGCTGGAACACCCCTCGGCCGCACAGCTCGAGCTCATCGCCGTGGGCGCCACCGGCACCGACAACGTCGACATCGCGTGCGCGCGGGAGCGGGGTATCGCGGTATGCAACGTACCGGGCTACGCCACCACCGCGGTGGCCCAGTACACCCTGGCGCTGATCCTGGAGTTGGCCACCCAGGCCGCGCGTTACGCTCAGGGGACGCGCATGGGCGACTGGCAGGAGAGCACCATCTTCACGCGCCACGACTACCCGAGCTTCGAACTTCAGGGGCGGGTGCTGGGCATCGTCGGCTACGGCAACATCGGCCGCAAGGTCGCGGAGATGGCGCGGGTCTTCGGACTCGAGGTGATCGTGGCCGGCCGCGTGGGCGAGGAAGGCCGGCAGCCGGACAGGCTGCCCCTGGAGGAAGTGCTGCGACAGGCTGATTTCGTAAGCCTGCACTGCCCGCTCACGCCCGTGACCCAGGGGTTCATCAACCCACACAGCCTGTCGTTGATGAAGCCCACCGCCTATCTGGTCAATACCGCCCGCGGCGGCCTGGTGGACGAGGCGGCCCTGATCGAGGCGCTGGAACAGGGCACGATCGCGGGCGCGGCCTTGGACGTGATCTCGCAGGAACCGCCCGACGAGGGCCACCCGATGATGGAGGCGGCGGCGCGGCTGGACAACCTCCTGATCACTCCTCATTGCGCCTGGGCGGCCCGGGAGACGCGCCAGCGGCTCATGGACGAGGTGTTCGAAAACATCGACGCCTTCCGGCGCGGCGAGCGGCGCAACCGAGTGGACTGA
- a CDS encoding cupin domain-containing protein gives MSHKNIVHVSDVAEEALPSPEGTSFGGTRQRVGLAAGAQKLGYGLFTVPPGKAAFPLHVHTLNEELIYILEGEGSLRFGDETVAVRAGTVVACPGGVDMSHQLVNTSEGDLRYLCVSTMQYPDIVHYPDSGKVGVYAGPGASDQKPFRGIYKKGTEVPYFQDETGPGAKGGS, from the coding sequence ATGAGCCACAAGAATATCGTGCATGTTTCCGATGTCGCCGAGGAGGCGCTGCCGTCCCCTGAAGGCACTTCGTTCGGCGGTACACGGCAGCGCGTGGGTTTGGCCGCGGGGGCGCAGAAACTCGGTTATGGGCTCTTCACCGTTCCGCCGGGCAAGGCGGCGTTCCCGCTCCACGTGCACACCCTCAACGAGGAGTTGATCTACATTCTCGAAGGTGAGGGGAGCCTGCGGTTCGGGGACGAGACCGTGGCGGTGCGCGCCGGCACGGTCGTCGCCTGCCCGGGCGGCGTGGACATGAGCCATCAGCTCGTGAATACGTCGGAGGGGGACCTGCGCTACCTGTGCGTGAGCACCATGCAGTATCCCGACATCGTCCACTATCCCGACTCCGGCAAGGTCGGGGTGTACGCCGGACCGGGCGCGTCGGACCAGAAGCCGTTCCGCGGTATTTACAAGAAGGGCACCGAGGTTCCGTACTTCCAGGACGAGACCGGACCCGGGGCGAAGGGCGGGTCGTGA
- a CDS encoding LysE family translocator: protein MGLLFAYAMGFSVASMPGPILALITTETLRRGAWPGVQTALAPMCVDACVMLPLVMALHSAIPSGAGAVAMGVAGGAFLLWLGIQSFRAGSAPEAADRPRGSRQLSPFLKSVLTQLMNPYAYIFWGTVGFGFVRAGFASQGIQGALSFPVGFWLGAGTMNFLVVYLVSRGRRYLPPRLEPYVHVLSGILLIAAGAFLVWAVARDHL, encoded by the coding sequence ATGGGCCTCCTGTTCGCGTATGCCATGGGGTTCTCCGTCGCCTCCATGCCGGGCCCCATCCTGGCGCTCATCACCACCGAGACGCTCCGCCGAGGCGCGTGGCCGGGTGTCCAGACGGCCCTGGCGCCCATGTGCGTGGACGCCTGCGTCATGCTGCCGCTGGTGATGGCGCTCCATTCCGCCATCCCGTCGGGGGCCGGCGCCGTGGCCATGGGCGTTGCCGGCGGCGCGTTTCTCCTCTGGCTGGGGATCCAGTCCTTCCGGGCAGGGTCGGCGCCCGAGGCCGCCGACCGCCCGCGCGGCTCGCGGCAGCTTTCCCCGTTTCTCAAGAGCGTGCTCACACAACTCATGAACCCCTATGCCTACATCTTCTGGGGGACGGTGGGTTTCGGCTTCGTGCGCGCGGGCTTCGCAAGCCAAGGCATCCAGGGGGCGCTGTCGTTTCCCGTGGGCTTTTGGCTCGGGGCGGGTACCATGAACTTCCTGGTCGTGTACCTGGTCAGCCGCGGGAGGCGCTACCTGCCCCCTCGGCTGGAGCCCTACGTGCACGTCCTCTCCGGAATCCTGTTGATCGCGGCGGGCGCCTTTCTCGTGTGGGCCGTAGCCCGGGATCACCTGTAG
- the mazG gene encoding nucleoside triphosphate pyrophosphohydrolase, which yields MTSSKTGRHSVDEDKRQNTGELFEDLVGVMARLRGEGGCPWDREQTHASLKRYAVEETYELLEAIDQDDASAIRDELGDVLLQVLFHAQLAREDGRFAIEAVMTGLRDKLVRRHPHVFGDERATDAGAVLRNWEKIKAREKPSGGAQGHSIFTSVPRAMPALARAQRIGDKAAGVGFDWPDVGPVWGKVEEELEELKEAAGSGKPERVEAELGDLLFAVVNLGRFLKVQAEEALEGTLQRFHKRFAYIEGELAERGKTVEQASFEEMDALWDEAKAVAEAGKKGT from the coding sequence GTGACAAGTAGCAAGACCGGGCGGCATTCGGTGGACGAGGACAAGCGACAGAACACGGGCGAACTGTTCGAGGATCTCGTCGGCGTGATGGCGCGTTTGCGCGGCGAGGGCGGTTGCCCGTGGGACCGGGAACAGACCCACGCGTCGCTCAAGCGCTACGCCGTGGAGGAGACCTACGAGCTGCTCGAAGCCATCGACCAGGACGACGCTTCGGCCATCCGCGACGAGCTGGGGGACGTGCTGCTGCAAGTGTTGTTCCACGCCCAGTTGGCGCGCGAGGACGGGCGCTTCGCCATCGAGGCAGTGATGACCGGCCTGCGCGACAAGCTCGTGCGGCGGCATCCCCACGTCTTCGGCGACGAGCGCGCCACGGATGCCGGAGCGGTGTTGCGGAACTGGGAGAAGATCAAGGCGCGGGAGAAACCGTCTGGCGGGGCGCAAGGCCACTCCATCTTCACCTCGGTGCCCCGGGCCATGCCGGCCCTGGCGCGCGCCCAGCGCATCGGCGACAAGGCCGCCGGCGTCGGCTTCGACTGGCCCGACGTGGGACCCGTGTGGGGCAAGGTGGAGGAAGAGCTGGAAGAGTTGAAGGAAGCGGCCGGGAGCGGGAAGCCGGAGCGCGTGGAGGCGGAGTTGGGAGACCTGCTCTTCGCCGTGGTCAACCTGGGCCGCTTTCTCAAGGTACAGGCGGAAGAGGCCCTGGAGGGCACTCTCCAGCGCTTCCACAAGCGCTTCGCCTATATCGAGGGCGAGCTGGCGGAACGGGGCAAGACGGTGGAGCAGGCGTCCTTCGAAGAGATGGATGCGCTGTGGGATGAGGCCAAGGCGGTTGCGGAAGCCGGGAAGAAGGGTACGTAG
- a CDS encoding VOC family protein, which produces MARLKHIAIRTGDVAKTAAFYKEAFDLEEVGKGLNGVYLSDGHINMAILKLKTPTSPAGVDHFGFQVDNLEESVGRVAKLGGEQLTDMTRINPTDPSRPQSYFEVKVTGPEEQEIDVSDTGWVGAPRDK; this is translated from the coding sequence ATGGCGCGACTCAAGCACATAGCGATCAGGACCGGGGACGTGGCGAAGACCGCGGCCTTCTACAAGGAAGCGTTCGATCTCGAGGAGGTAGGGAAGGGGTTGAACGGCGTCTACCTGTCCGACGGCCACATCAACATGGCGATCCTGAAGCTCAAGACACCCACGTCCCCGGCGGGCGTGGACCATTTCGGCTTCCAGGTGGACAACCTGGAGGAGTCGGTGGGGCGGGTCGCCAAGCTGGGCGGCGAACAGCTCACGGACATGACGCGAATCAATCCCACCGATCCGTCCCGTCCCCAGTCCTACTTCGAGGTCAAGGTCACCGGACCGGAGGAGCAGGAGATCGACGTGTCGGACACGGGCTGGGTCGGCGCGCCCCGTGACAAGTAG
- a CDS encoding MFS transporter — translation MNFGRHGISISVFWFTFFGALGVFFPYYSLYLKENAGLTGIQLGMVLSVMPLVGIVAQPFWGQVADRTGARSRIVAFLSMVAAAGFVLLGLAQGFAFILLAAIFLAFFSTPVIPLSVSVALAAFRRSGPHAYGFARAWGTVGFLASVLIFPLALDRVQQWRGLGPVPGGPSEPGLGAMFLGTAVIVLLASALALALPKGGLVSLRAGRGEWRTLLRSGPMRRLLFFTFGAYLFVTGPMGLLPVYVRAQGGTLETVQTMWILMLVVEIPLILCTGMGLKRIGARGLLAAGVLAGGVRWTVCGLTANPYWIYPVQMLHGVMVTGLMMGAPLYVDRVAPGRLRSTAQGLVAMVGLGIGGIASNTAAGWILDNVDANAPYLIGGVGALLVGLAIPWLLPSVAHEDEEPEEAAAAAG, via the coding sequence ATGAACTTCGGGCGCCACGGCATTTCCATTTCCGTTTTCTGGTTCACCTTCTTCGGGGCACTTGGCGTCTTCTTCCCCTACTACAGCCTCTACCTAAAGGAGAACGCCGGCCTCACCGGCATCCAGCTCGGCATGGTGCTCTCGGTCATGCCGCTGGTGGGCATCGTCGCGCAGCCGTTCTGGGGCCAGGTCGCCGACCGCACCGGCGCCCGGAGCCGCATCGTCGCCTTCCTGTCCATGGTGGCCGCCGCGGGTTTCGTGCTGCTGGGGCTGGCCCAGGGGTTCGCCTTCATTCTCCTGGCCGCCATCTTCCTCGCCTTCTTCTCCACCCCGGTCATTCCCCTTTCGGTTTCCGTGGCGCTGGCGGCGTTCCGCCGCTCCGGACCCCACGCCTACGGCTTCGCCCGTGCCTGGGGCACCGTGGGGTTCCTGGCCTCGGTGCTGATCTTCCCGTTGGCGCTGGACCGCGTACAGCAATGGCGCGGGCTCGGCCCGGTGCCGGGCGGCCCCTCGGAACCGGGCCTGGGAGCCATGTTCCTGGGCACCGCCGTCATCGTGCTGCTGGCCTCGGCCCTCGCCCTCGCCCTCCCAAAGGGGGGGCTCGTGTCGCTCAGGGCCGGACGGGGCGAGTGGCGGACGCTCCTCCGCAGCGGTCCCATGCGCCGCCTGCTCTTCTTCACCTTCGGCGCCTACCTCTTCGTCACCGGCCCCATGGGACTCCTGCCGGTCTACGTCCGCGCCCAGGGCGGCACCCTGGAGACGGTTCAGACCATGTGGATCCTCATGCTCGTCGTCGAGATCCCCCTGATCCTGTGCACCGGCATGGGCCTCAAACGCATCGGCGCACGGGGGCTGCTGGCCGCGGGAGTGCTGGCCGGCGGCGTCCGCTGGACGGTTTGCGGCCTCACCGCCAACCCCTACTGGATTTATCCGGTGCAGATGCTGCACGGCGTGATGGTGACGGGGTTGATGATGGGCGCGCCGCTGTACGTGGACCGGGTGGCCCCCGGACGGCTGCGGTCCACCGCCCAAGGCCTCGTGGCCATGGTCGGGCTCGGTATCGGCGGCATCGCCTCCAACACCGCGGCCGGCTGGATCCTCGACAACGTCGATGCCAACGCGCCGTACCTCATCGGCGGCGTCGGCGCGCTGTTGGTGGGGTTGGCCATCCCCTGGCTCCTGCCCTCGGTGGCACACGAGGACGAGGAACCGGAGGAAGCCGCGGCGGCCGCCGGGTAG
- a CDS encoding peptidyl-alpha-hydroxyglycine alpha-amidating lyase family protein yields MSTTLGSGDFRYEAQDGWAQLPDGMTFKEVAAVGVDTHDNVYCFTRGEHPMIVFDKDGGFLRTWGEGVFARAHGVTMGQDGDTIFCTDDGDHTVRKCTLDGKVLMTLGIPGKAAEFQKGDPFNRCTHVAFSPGGDIYVSDGYGNSRVHKYSPDGKLLFSWGEPGTDPGEFNLVHNICADADGWVYVADRENHRIQVFDGNGRFEAQWCDNLHRPCALYMENLGNGAKPICYIGELGPGTSQNGAYPNIGHRIVIRDGDGVELGRFGDPVMGEGPGQFIAPHGLCLDSNRNLYVAEVSWTIMGRRIEPPREMRSLQKLVKLD; encoded by the coding sequence ATGAGTACGACTCTGGGAAGCGGTGACTTTCGCTACGAGGCGCAGGATGGCTGGGCGCAACTGCCCGACGGCATGACCTTCAAGGAGGTGGCGGCGGTGGGCGTGGATACCCACGACAACGTCTACTGCTTCACCCGGGGCGAGCACCCGATGATCGTCTTCGACAAGGACGGAGGCTTTCTGCGCACCTGGGGCGAGGGGGTGTTCGCCCGCGCCCACGGCGTCACCATGGGTCAGGACGGCGACACGATCTTCTGTACCGATGACGGCGACCACACGGTGCGCAAGTGCACGCTGGACGGCAAGGTGCTGATGACCCTCGGGATTCCGGGCAAGGCGGCGGAGTTCCAGAAGGGGGATCCCTTCAACCGCTGCACCCACGTGGCGTTCTCGCCGGGCGGCGACATCTACGTCTCGGACGGCTACGGCAACTCGCGGGTACACAAGTATTCGCCGGACGGGAAGCTGCTGTTCTCCTGGGGCGAGCCCGGAACGGATCCGGGCGAGTTCAACCTCGTGCACAACATCTGCGCCGACGCCGACGGCTGGGTCTACGTGGCCGACCGGGAGAACCATCGCATCCAGGTGTTCGACGGCAACGGCCGTTTCGAAGCCCAGTGGTGCGACAACCTGCACCGCCCGTGCGCGCTCTACATGGAGAACCTCGGGAACGGCGCCAAGCCCATTTGCTACATCGGCGAGCTGGGGCCGGGCACGTCGCAGAACGGCGCCTATCCCAACATCGGCCACCGCATCGTCATCCGCGACGGCGACGGCGTCGAGTTGGGGCGCTTCGGCGATCCCGTGATGGGCGAGGGGCCGGGGCAGTTCATCGCGCCCCACGGCCTTTGCCTGGATTCGAACCGCAACCTCTACGTGGCGGAGGTCTCCTGGACCATCATGGGCCGGCGTATCGAGCCGCCGCGCGAGATGCGCAGCCTGCAGAAGCTGGTGAAGCTGGACTGA
- a CDS encoding FAD-binding protein, which produces MAVRLETDVLVIGGGIAGAFAAYRAREAGARVLLVDRSYFGRSGCSALASGVYPAYMPGDDKETWMRAFGGPLVNQPLVSRSLPVMHEHVLLMDRWGVNWVKEGRKIVRMGAPGRSFANGVWMAEGGPQMMMAVRSGVVGSGVEVLNRVALTELLTSDGRLPTAGRVVGAAGFHTRTGEIHEIAAKATVVCTGPYKFPYPWPGSTLGYMPIDLSGDGIAMMMRAGAELSRLELGGINLNPDNALSAPGLESLMPSGAKWVDQDGRRFLEDYDPKRMEMTQRALLYFAIAHQKELGRVPSMDLREVPPERMQLIRRVIPIVVNNQEAMVGDLTETPVPYTFQVAGTSGIFGAGARVTERGETTVPGLYAAGTCTDMTYLPGGNLPFCSVTGDWTGRAVGAAVGSVEPPRPPAEQVERVTARLLEPLQRSDGVAFEPVHRRLGELLMEKVGLVLHADRLDAALDELRDIREHEVPRLMAGNPHELAKVWGLTQYMQVLEATLRAYRYRTESRVAFIREDYPVIDNVNWVKMVVVKQEDGALRLWDEPLPESWHDPHPVRPTQHLHLVFRYQETPHAAR; this is translated from the coding sequence ATGGCTGTTCGGCTGGAAACGGACGTGCTCGTGATCGGCGGCGGCATCGCCGGGGCCTTCGCGGCCTACCGCGCGCGGGAGGCGGGGGCGCGGGTGCTGCTGGTGGACCGTTCCTACTTCGGGCGCAGCGGCTGCAGCGCGTTGGCTTCCGGAGTCTACCCCGCTTACATGCCGGGCGACGACAAGGAGACGTGGATGCGCGCCTTCGGCGGTCCGCTGGTGAACCAGCCCCTGGTGTCGCGGTCGCTCCCGGTCATGCACGAGCACGTGCTGCTCATGGACCGCTGGGGCGTGAACTGGGTCAAGGAGGGCCGCAAGATCGTCCGCATGGGCGCGCCGGGGCGCTCCTTCGCCAACGGCGTGTGGATGGCCGAAGGCGGCCCGCAGATGATGATGGCGGTGCGTTCCGGCGTCGTCGGCAGCGGCGTCGAGGTCCTCAACCGGGTAGCCCTTACCGAGCTGTTGACCTCGGACGGCCGGTTGCCCACCGCGGGACGCGTGGTCGGTGCGGCCGGCTTCCACACCCGCACCGGCGAGATCCACGAGATCGCGGCCAAGGCCACGGTCGTGTGCACCGGACCCTACAAGTTCCCGTACCCCTGGCCCGGAAGCACGCTGGGCTACATGCCCATCGACCTCTCCGGCGACGGCATCGCCATGATGATGCGCGCCGGCGCGGAGCTGTCGCGGCTGGAACTCGGCGGCATCAACCTGAACCCCGACAACGCGCTGTCCGCACCCGGCCTGGAGTCGCTGATGCCGTCGGGGGCCAAGTGGGTGGACCAGGACGGCCGCCGCTTCCTCGAGGACTACGACCCCAAGCGGATGGAGATGACCCAACGGGCGCTTTTGTATTTCGCCATCGCCCACCAGAAGGAGTTGGGCCGGGTGCCCTCCATGGACCTGCGGGAGGTGCCGCCGGAGCGGATGCAGCTCATCCGGCGGGTGATCCCCATCGTGGTGAACAACCAAGAGGCCATGGTCGGCGACCTCACCGAGACGCCGGTGCCTTACACCTTCCAGGTGGCCGGAACGAGCGGCATCTTCGGCGCCGGCGCGCGAGTCACCGAGCGAGGCGAGACCACCGTGCCGGGGCTCTACGCCGCCGGCACCTGTACGGACATGACCTATCTCCCGGGCGGCAACCTGCCCTTCTGCTCCGTCACCGGCGACTGGACCGGACGGGCCGTCGGCGCGGCCGTGGGGTCGGTGGAACCGCCGCGTCCGCCGGCGGAGCAGGTGGAACGGGTGACGGCGCGGCTCCTCGAGCCGCTCCAGCGCTCGGACGGCGTCGCGTTCGAGCCGGTGCACCGCCGGCTCGGCGAGCTGCTGATGGAGAAGGTCGGGCTCGTGCTCCACGCCGACCGCCTCGACGCGGCCCTGGACGAGCTCCGCGACATCCGGGAACACGAGGTGCCCCGGCTCATGGCGGGAAACCCCCACGAGCTGGCCAAGGTGTGGGGTCTCACCCAGTATATGCAAGTGTTGGAGGCGACCCTGCGCGCCTATCGCTACCGCACCGAGAGCCGCGTGGCCTTCATCCGCGAGGACTACCCGGTCATCGACAACGTGAACTGGGTGAAGATGGTGGTGGTCAAGCAGGAGGACGGCGCCCTCAGGCTCTGGGACGAGCCTTTGCCCGAGTCCTGGCACGACCCGCATCCGGTGCGGCCGACGCAGCACCTCCACCTCGTTTTCCGCTACCAGGAGACGCCCCATGCCGCGCGTTGA
- a CDS encoding ferredoxin family protein has product MPRVDVNDQACTGCGVCVDTCPTDVLRLDPREKAFPAYPGDCQGCFVCQWDCAYGAIRVVVNG; this is encoded by the coding sequence ATGCCGCGCGTTGACGTGAACGACCAGGCGTGCACCGGCTGCGGCGTGTGCGTCGACACATGCCCCACCGACGTCCTGCGCCTCGACCCACGGGAAAAGGCCTTCCCGGCCTACCCCGGGGACTGCCAGGGCTGCTTCGTGTGCCAGTGGGACTGCGCCTACGGGGCCATCCGCGTCGTGGTGAACGGGTAG
- a CDS encoding class I adenylate-forming enzyme family protein has protein sequence MSDMSEPRTALREAVARYMPLKTAADFCDDNARRVGSREALVDTRRRLTWGQVAELSDALALALLDLGLERDGRVLIQMPNSAELFLARLACEKAGLRLVTVAPSLRRAEMEAIVGFTRPEVAIIPATYRGFSHAGLIEQVRGPELRHVLAAWDEVPDGCLALEAVLSQPVTDEGRRRLAATRYGVEDVCQLATTSGSTGTPKCAAVPLYTRLLTAWLHLRRFRVGAGDTLCAVTAIISGVADGLVYNGVCEAGARVVLLDHFDPAATCGTVARERVNVLPMVPTMISRLLSLPDLDGHDFTSLRIIVSHGSPLPHELGHAAEARLGCRIMQGYGSVDCGGLCATSWDDPPDVRIGSVGRPLEGNEMRITDADGHEVPRGETGRLWVRGLPSDARFLDNPDLNARRRPDGFLDLEEWGRMDDAGNIYLMGRDQDLIIRGGQNIFPADIENLLARHPKVREAAVVGYDDPEMGERIAACVITDGGASLTLEEVTEFLRDEGLAPFKRPDRLELMDAFPKVASGDKVDKRALRERVGIPGFPLPRK, from the coding sequence ATGTCGGACATGTCGGAGCCGCGCACGGCGTTGCGCGAAGCGGTGGCGCGGTACATGCCGCTCAAGACCGCGGCGGACTTCTGCGATGACAACGCGCGCCGCGTCGGCTCCAGGGAGGCGCTGGTGGACACGCGCCGGCGCCTCACCTGGGGCCAGGTGGCGGAGCTTTCCGACGCCTTGGCGCTGGCGCTCCTGGACCTCGGCCTGGAGCGGGACGGCCGCGTTCTCATCCAGATGCCCAACTCCGCGGAGCTCTTCCTTGCCCGCCTTGCGTGCGAGAAGGCGGGCCTCCGGCTCGTGACCGTGGCGCCGAGCCTGCGGCGCGCGGAGATGGAAGCCATCGTGGGCTTCACCCGTCCCGAGGTTGCCATTATCCCGGCCACCTACCGGGGTTTCAGCCACGCCGGACTCATCGAGCAGGTGCGCGGGCCGGAGCTGCGCCACGTGCTGGCGGCGTGGGACGAGGTGCCCGACGGATGTCTTGCGCTGGAAGCGGTTCTGTCCCAACCGGTGACGGACGAGGGGCGGCGGCGCCTCGCCGCCACGCGTTACGGGGTCGAGGACGTGTGCCAGCTTGCCACCACGAGCGGCTCTACCGGCACCCCCAAGTGCGCGGCGGTACCCCTGTACACGCGCCTGCTCACCGCCTGGCTCCATCTCCGGCGGTTTCGGGTTGGCGCGGGCGACACCCTGTGCGCGGTGACCGCGATCATCTCGGGGGTGGCGGACGGGTTGGTGTACAACGGTGTATGCGAAGCCGGGGCGCGGGTCGTGCTGCTGGACCATTTCGACCCGGCCGCCACCTGCGGGACGGTGGCGCGGGAGCGGGTGAACGTCCTGCCCATGGTTCCCACGATGATCTCCCGGCTGCTGTCCCTGCCGGATCTGGACGGCCACGACTTCACCTCCCTGCGCATCATCGTCAGCCACGGCTCTCCGTTGCCCCACGAACTCGGGCACGCCGCCGAGGCACGGCTGGGCTGCCGTATCATGCAGGGCTACGGCAGCGTGGACTGCGGCGGCCTGTGCGCCACCTCGTGGGACGATCCTCCCGACGTGCGCATCGGTTCCGTGGGCCGCCCCCTCGAAGGCAACGAGATGCGCATCACGGACGCGGACGGCCACGAGGTGCCGAGAGGCGAGACCGGACGCCTGTGGGTCCGGGGACTGCCCTCGGATGCGCGTTTTCTCGACAACCCCGACCTCAACGCACGCCGGCGCCCCGACGGCTTCCTGGACCTGGAGGAATGGGGGCGCATGGACGACGCCGGCAACATCTACCTCATGGGCCGTGACCAGGACCTCATCATCCGCGGGGGACAGAACATCTTTCCGGCCGACATCGAGAACCTGCTGGCTCGTCACCCCAAGGTGCGCGAGGCCGCGGTGGTGGGCTACGACGACCCGGAGATGGGAGAGCGCATCGCCGCGTGCGTCATTACGGACGGCGGCGCCTCATTGACCCTGGAAGAGGTGACGGAGTTCCTTCGGGACGAGGGGCTGGCCCCCTTCAAGCGCCCGGACCGGCTGGAGCTGATGGACGCTTTCCCCAAGGTCGCGTCAGGCGACAAGGTGGACAAGCGGGCGCTGAGGGAACGGGTGGGAATCCCTGGATTCCCGCTTCCGCGGAAATGA